From the genome of Parazoarcus communis, one region includes:
- a CDS encoding electron transfer flavoprotein subunit alpha/FixB family protein: MSILVIAEHDNQAIKAATLNTVTAAAALGSDVHVLVAGSACGAAAEAAAKIAGVAKVLVADAAHLEAQTAENVAELVKGLASGYSHILVPASSAGKNMLPRVAAQLDVAQISDIVAIEDADTFVRPIYAGNALATVKSADAIKLITVRTTAFEAAGEGGAAAIEAVTAPADLGLATLVSREIVKSARPELGAAKVIVSGGRGVGSGENYHAMLEPLADKLGAALGASRAAVDAGYVPNDYQVGQTGKIVAPQLYIAVGISGAIQHLAGMKDSKVIVAINKDPEAPIFQVADYGLVGDLFSVIPELTKALG, translated from the coding sequence CTGCCGCCGCAGCGCTCGGCAGCGACGTGCACGTGCTGGTCGCCGGCAGTGCCTGCGGCGCAGCGGCCGAAGCCGCGGCGAAGATCGCCGGTGTGGCCAAGGTGCTGGTGGCCGATGCCGCCCACCTCGAAGCGCAGACCGCCGAGAACGTTGCCGAACTCGTGAAGGGTCTGGCTTCGGGTTACAGCCACATCCTGGTACCGGCCAGCAGCGCGGGCAAGAACATGCTGCCGCGCGTGGCAGCACAGCTGGACGTGGCCCAGATCAGCGACATCGTTGCCATCGAAGACGCCGACACCTTCGTGCGCCCGATCTACGCCGGCAACGCACTGGCCACGGTCAAGAGTGCGGACGCGATCAAGCTCATCACCGTGCGCACCACCGCGTTTGAAGCGGCGGGTGAGGGCGGTGCAGCCGCCATCGAAGCCGTCACCGCGCCGGCTGATCTCGGACTGGCCACGCTGGTGAGCCGCGAGATCGTCAAGAGCGCCCGTCCCGAACTGGGCGCGGCCAAGGTCATCGTCTCCGGTGGTCGCGGTGTGGGCAGCGGCGAGAACTACCACGCCATGCTCGAGCCGCTGGCCGACAAGCTCGGTGCCGCCCTCGGCGCCAGCCGTGCCGCGGTCGACGCCGGCTACGTGCCCAACGACTACCAGGTCGGCCAGACCGGCAAGATCGTCGCCCCGCAGCTCTACATCGCGGTGGGCATCTCGGGTGCGATCCAGCACCTGGCCGGGATGAAGGACTCCAAGGTGATCGTGGCGATCAACAAGGATCCGGAAGCACCGATCTTCCAGGTGGCTGACTACGGTCTGGTGGGCGATCTGTTCAGCGTCATTCCCGAACTGACGAAGGCACTGGGCTAA